One Gossypium raimondii isolate GPD5lz chromosome 3, ASM2569854v1, whole genome shotgun sequence genomic window carries:
- the LOC105794635 gene encoding uncharacterized protein LOC105794635 isoform X2: MEKLLLLVVTMAATINYLTAAPVHGTSFLNSTRDGFHRLYQYLHGENLNSTHFSMTKPVLTSISPSHHGSSSSSYTVRYYLPSEYKYKSPPQPSAELNLQLDKWKSQCIAVRKFSGYANDDNVEKEKDALVSSLTKRLPALMQAVENNLYYNYSIAQYNASKHRTGRINEVWMDVSGFTAEGCPV, from the exons atggagaagttGCTCCTCTTGGTAGTGACAATGGCGGCTACCATAAATTATCTAACTGCAG CTCCTGTCCATGGAACTTCCTTTCTAAACTCCACCAGAGATGGCTTCCACAG GTTGTATCAGTATCTTCATGGGGAAAACCTTAACTCCACCCATTTCTCCATGACTAAGCCCGTCTTAACCAGCATTAGCCCTTCGCACCACGGGTCATCGTCTTCCTCATATACCGTAAGGTATTACCTGCCTTCAGAATATAAATACAAGTCCCCTCCGCAGCCCTCCGCTGAATTGAATTTGCAGTTGGACAAATGGAAGAGTCAGTGTATTGCGGTGAGAAAGTTTTCGGGGTATGCTAATGATGACAACGTGGAGAAAGAGAAAGATGCTCTGGTTTCAAGCCTAACAAAACGTTTGCCAGCGTTAATGCAAGCAGTGGAAAATAACCTGTATTATAACTACAGCATTGCACAGTACAATGCTTCAAAACATCGCACTGGGCGCATAAACGAGGTATGGATGGACGTATCGGGTTTCACCGCCGAGGGATGTCCAGTCTAG
- the LOC105794635 gene encoding uncharacterized protein LOC105794635 isoform X1 encodes MEKLLLLVVTMAATINYLTAGKLLVLSAAYTFESPSYSVVHLESDFEIRLYKEISWMSAPVHGTSFLNSTRDGFHRLYQYLHGENLNSTHFSMTKPVLTSISPSHHGSSSSSYTVRYYLPSEYKYKSPPQPSAELNLQLDKWKSQCIAVRKFSGYANDDNVEKEKDALVSSLTKRLPALMQAVENNLYYNYSIAQYNASKHRTGRINEVWMDVSGFTAEGCPV; translated from the exons atggagaagttGCTCCTCTTGGTAGTGACAATGGCGGCTACCATAAATTATCTAACTGCAGGTAAGTTGTTGGTTCTTTCAGCTGCTTACACCTTTGAATCCCCATCATACAGTGTGGTACACTTAGAATCTGATTTTGAAATAAGATTATATAAGGAAATCTCCTGGATGTCAGCTCCTGTCCATGGAACTTCCTTTCTAAACTCCACCAGAGATGGCTTCCACAG GTTGTATCAGTATCTTCATGGGGAAAACCTTAACTCCACCCATTTCTCCATGACTAAGCCCGTCTTAACCAGCATTAGCCCTTCGCACCACGGGTCATCGTCTTCCTCATATACCGTAAGGTATTACCTGCCTTCAGAATATAAATACAAGTCCCCTCCGCAGCCCTCCGCTGAATTGAATTTGCAGTTGGACAAATGGAAGAGTCAGTGTATTGCGGTGAGAAAGTTTTCGGGGTATGCTAATGATGACAACGTGGAGAAAGAGAAAGATGCTCTGGTTTCAAGCCTAACAAAACGTTTGCCAGCGTTAATGCAAGCAGTGGAAAATAACCTGTATTATAACTACAGCATTGCACAGTACAATGCTTCAAAACATCGCACTGGGCGCATAAACGAGGTATGGATGGACGTATCGGGTTTCACCGCCGAGGGATGTCCAGTCTAG